GCGGCCGTCGGGGTCCAGCAGCGTGGCCAGACGGTTCCACAGGGCGCCGGCTGCATAGCTTTCGGAGAACACTTGCGCTTGCAGGGCCGGCAAGGTGCCGGGCAGCGGCCGCTCGGGGCCGACGCCGGTGCGCAAGGCGTACTCGGCCCAGCGCGCGGTGCCCTCCAGCAGCCAGCGCGCCTTGAACATCGTGTAGCCGTACTGGTACTGGTGGAAGAGCTCGTGGATCGGTGTCGCGTTCTGGTTCGCGTGGCTGTTCAGCAGGTCGATGCGCAATGCGCAACGGCCCGCGGGCTCGTCGGTTCCGAGCCGGTAGTTCGTTGCCTCATCGTAGGAGCGGCCGTTGCCTTTCTCCATCTTGACCAGGAAGACGTCGATGGACCCGGTGCGCGCGTTGCGCGGCTGCCGCATCGGATGCGTGAGGCCCATGATCTCGGAGAAGATGCGGCGCCCCACCACCAGTTGCGTGGCCACGTCCTCCACCTTGTCGGGCACGCCGTTGCGGTTGGCATCGCGGGCATCCGGCAGGGCATGCTCGCCTTCGAGCGTGTAGAAGATGCGGAACTCGTCGCGCACATGGCTGCGGTCCAGGCGGGGAAGGCCTGCGTTGGGTGCTGTTCTGCATCCTTGCGCCCCGGCTTCCTCGGCTGCGGAAGGAAGCGCCGAGACGACCATCCAGCCGAGAAAGAGAAGCACCTCTTTCCACGGGGCGCCTCGGGAAAATCCGCGTGCGTTCGAGGGTCGCTGCGAAGGCGCAGACACGGCATCTCGCGAATGTTTCATGGCGCTCCCCTTGAGGTACTTCGGGCGGGCCAAGGCTCTCATTCATGCAGCCTTTTCTGCGGCCATTGCAACGGCGCGCCAGTATGCCATCGGCAACACCGGCGCCGGCACTAGACGGTGGCGACGGCCTCGACCTCGACCTTCACGCCGAAGTGCAGCGGCCCCGTCGGCACGATGGCGCGGGCCGGCCGTGCATCGCCGGCCCATTCGGCGTAGATCGCATTGAACGCGGGCCAGTTCTCGATGGCGTCGAGATAGACGCGGACCTGCACCAGGCGATCGATGCCGCTTCCGGCCGCCTGCAGCGCGGCCCTGACGTTGTCGAGCACCTGCCGGGTCTGCTCTTCGAAGGAGGCGGCCGCCAGCTTGCTGCCGTCCGGCGCAATCGGCAGTTGCCCGGAAACGAAGACGAAGCCGTTGGCCACGGTGGCGTGGCTGTAGTGCCCGCCCGGCGCGGCGAGGCCCTGCGGCGCGATGGGTTGAACGGTGCTTGTCATGTTCTTGCTACCAGCCGTGGAGGCGGCTCCAGGTTGTCAATGTTCCATCTTGCGCCAGCGCGTGGTACTCGGGAAACTGGGCGCCGGTGGCGCAGGCGTGGTTGGGCAGGATGCGTAGCTGCGTGCCGATGGGAAAGCGCGCCGCAATGCCGGTGTCGGGCGTGCCTCCGCGCGACAGGATGCCGTGCTCCTGGTTGGCACCGCTCAGAACATAGCCGTCGATCAGTTCGCCATCGGCGCCGCAGACCTGGCCGTAGCCATAGTCGCGCTTCTGCTTCTGCGTGCCGCGGTCGCGGCTCATGGCCATCCAGCCCGCATCGACGATGGCCCATCCCTTGTCGGCCTGGTGGCCGATCACCGTCGTGAGCACGCTGAGCGCAATGTCCGACGTGGTGCAGACGCCGATGTTCTTCATCACCAGATCGAACAGCACATAGACACCGGCGCGCACTTCGGTCACCCCGTCGAGTTGCTGCGCGGACAGCGCGGTGGGCGTCGAGCCGACGCTGACGACGGGGCAGGGCAGGCCCGCGGCGCGCAGCCGCTCGGCCGCGCGCACGCAGCCCGCGCGCTCCTGCTCGGCCATGGCCGCCAGCGCTTTTGGCGTGTCGAGGTCGTAGCTCGAACCTGCATGCGTGAGCACGCCGCCGAGCCGCATGCCACCGGCCTGCAGCGCGCTCGCTGCTTCGAGCAGTGCCGCTTCCTCGGGCTTGATGCCGGAGCGATGACCGTCGGTGTCGATCTCGATCCAGACCTCGAACACCTCCCCGTGCATGCGGCCGAACTCCGCGATGAGGCCGGCGGAAGCGGGGCTGTCGGTGATGATCTTCAGGTCGCAGCCCTTGCGCCGCAGCGCGAGGGCCTGCGGCAGCCGGTGCTGCGCCATGCTCACCGCGTAGAGGATGTCCGTGATGCCATCGGCGAAGAACTGCTCGGCTTCCTTGAGCGTGGAAACCGTGATGCCCTGCGCTCCCGCGGCAAGCTGGGCGCGCACGACCGGCGTGCACTTCGTGGTCTTCACGTGCGGGCGAAAACGCGGGCCGAGTGCATTCATGCGCGCCTGCATGCGGCCGATGTTCTGCTGCATGCGCGGCAGGTCGATCAGGGCGGCCGGCGTGCCGAGCGCCGCAAGGGGTGATGGTGTGTTCATGCGGTCGACTGTAGTCATCCGAGGGGGCTGCGTGGTTTAATGAAACTGCAACTATCGTTAAGCCCGGCTGAATGCTCCGCATCGAAGATCTCCAGCTTGCCGCGGCGCTCGCGCAGGCGCCCTCGTTGAGCGCGGCCGCGCGTGTGTTGAACGTCACGCCGCCCGCGCTGTCGATGCGATTGCGCAAGCTCGAGGCCATGCTCGACGTGGCGCTGGCGGTCCGCACGGCGCGGCGCCTGAGCCTGACGCCCGAGGGCGAGCGTTTCGCCCACGAAGCGGCGGCCTTGCTGGCCGGCCTCGAGGCGCTGCCGCAATCGTTCCAGCGCAACGACCGCAGGCTGACCGGCACGCTGCGCATTGCGGCGCCGTTCGGCTATGGAAGGCAGCGCATCGCACCGATGCTGGCCCGCTTTGCGCGGCTGCATCCCTCGCTGGGGCTGCAGCTTGACTTGCGGGAAACGCCGTGGCCCGACCGGCACGACTCGGACGTGGTGATCCACATCGGCACGGTGCGCGATTCATCATGGGTGGCGCGCACGCTCGCCTTCAATGAACGCTGGCTGTGCGCGAGCCCAGGCTATCTGCGCACGCATGGAACGCCGCAGGAGCCGCGCGACCTGTTGAAGCACTGCTGCATCAGCATCCGCGAGAACGAGGAAGACGTGACGCTGTGGCATTTTCACCGGCCCGCGACAAAGGCTTCGGGCAAGGCAAAGGTGGACGATGCCGCGCCGCGGCAGAAACCGCGCGAGACGGTGCGCATCGTGCCCAGCTACACCTCGAACGACGGCACCGTGGCGCGCGAGTGGGCCGAGCAGGGCCTCGGCCTGGTGCTTCGCTCCGAGTGGGATGCCGCGGAGTCGGTTGCCCGCGGAACCCTGGTGCGGGTGCTGCCGGATTGGTCGCTCGACAGTGCGCCCGTTGCCGCGCTGGTGCCCACGCGGCAGGGCCGTACGGCGCGCGTGCAGGCGCTGCTTCAGTTCCTTGAAGAATCGCTCGGGAAGCTGCCGGCGCAGCGGCGCTGAGCCGGTTTGCTTTCTTTCAGCCCGCAGCCCGGGCTTCTTCGACGGCTTGACTTCGCGTAGGCCATTTTCGCAAGCCGTTTCCGGCGGGATTTTGCGGAACTAGCATGGGTCGAACAGGCCGCCGGGTGCCACGAAAGCACTCGGCTCGTTCATCGGTTCTTGCGTGTCTTGTAAAGGAGAACGCCATGCGATCCATCCATTTCCGCAGCCTTGCTCTCGCGTGCGCCGTTGCAGTCGGCGGCATTGCGGCCGTGGGCTGCACCACCACGCGGCCTGGCGACCAGGCAAGCAGCGCATCGTCGCGCGCTTCGATCGACGCCCAGGTCGACGCCGCGTTGTCCAAGCTGTATGACTCCGCCAGGGGCTCGCGCGAACTGGTCGCCTCCTCGAGCGGCGTGCTGGTGTTTCCCGCCGTGGTCGGTGCCAGCATGGGCATCGGCGCCGAGTACGGCCGCGGCGCGTTGCGCGTGAACGGACGCACGCAGGCCTACTACAGCACCACCGCGGGTTCGATCGGTTTCCAGGCCGGCGCGCAGTCGAAGGCGGTGATCTACGTGTTCACCACGCGGGCCGCGCTCGACAAGTTCCGCAGCAGCAACGGGTGGACGGCCGGCGCCGATGCCACCGTGGCCGCCGCAACATTCGGTGCCAACGGCAGCATCGATACCAATACGCTGCGCCAGCCCGTGGTCGGCTTCGTGCTGACCAACGTGGGCCTCGAGGCCGGCGTCTCGCTGTCGGGCGCGAAGATCACCGAGATCCGGCTGTAGGTGGTTGGGCCGGCCGAACCCTGCCCGGCCGGTCAGTTCACCAACTGCGCCTCGAGTTCGGCGATCTGCCTGCGCAAGGCCTCGTTCTCGGCCGTGAGTTCGGCCACGCGCTGCTCCAGCAGCTGGAGAGCGTCAAGGTTTTTTTCGGGCTGATCGGCGGGATTCGATTCAGCGGATTCGGCGGGCTCCTCACGCGGCTTGCGCTTGGCCTCGCGAACGCGCTTGGCGGCCTGCTTGAGTTCGTCCTTGCCCGCGTTCGCCGCGGAAACCTGTTCTTCGGCGGACAGGCTGGCCACCGCCGCCGCGGTGTTGATGGAAATCACGCCCGCCTTCACGGCCGCCACCAGTTCGGGCGCGGCCTGCTTCTGGATCTTTTCGATCATCACCACCTGGTTGCTGCTGAGCCGCGCGGCGCGTGCGATGGCTTCGCGGCTGCTGAGCGGCGCGGGCGGGGGCAGGGCCGAAGCGTTGTCGGCGGACGATCCGTCGGCGGGCGTGTCGGCGTCGAAGGGCGCGCCGTCATCCGACGGTGCCGTGTCGGCCAGTGCGCGCGCGCGGCGCTCGTCGACGATGTCTTTCTTTCGCAGCGCCAGCACGCCGCGCAGAAAGTCCGAAATGCTGCGCCGGCCGAGGTGCTGGTCGATCATCCAGAGGTGCACGTCCTCGATGGACTTGAAGCGCGTGTTCTGCACCGTCTGGAACGGCAGGCCGTGCTTCTGGCAAATGCCGTAGCGGTTGTGGCCGTCCACCAGCACGTCGCCCCACAGCACCAGCGCATCGCGGCAGCCCTCGGTGAGGATGCTGCGTTCCAGCGCCTCGTGTTCCTCCGGAGTCAATGGATCGATATAGGCTTTGAGTTCTTCGTTGACGACGATGTTCATGAGAGGGATCGGGAGCGCAGGGAGGTGGGGAAGGGGCGGAATTCTAGATGCGGGGCGGGCGCGATCATCGGGCTGTCATGCAACCGGCCGAACATCGCCGAACGTTTGGTTGCGTGAAATCGTCGCTGGGCTGTCTCGCTTTGGCGTGCTCGAACGTCTACTGGGTATGGAGCATGAAGGGTTGGGGAATAGGGCTTTTTTGTATCCACAAGTAGTAATAATTCTCATTTGTATTGAGCACTTCAGGAGTACCTCCCTCATGTTCATGTGTCTGCAGCCTTGCCAACGTTCTTTCGGGCGGTTCGCGCCCCGCCTCGCATGATGAGGGAGCCCGTCGACCTGTCGATGCCTCTTTCCGAGCCCACGCTCGCCGAGGTCTTCATTGCGAACCGTCCGCAGCTTTTGCGCGTGGCGCGAAGAATCGTCCGCACCGCGGAGCTCGCCGACGATGTGGTGCAGGACGCCTATCTGAAGATTGCCGACGGCCCCTGCGTGCGCAAGGCCGACCGGCCGATCGGCTATTGCTGCCAGGTCGTGCGCAATGTGGCGCTCGACTGCTGCCGGCGCCATACCGTCGAAGCCAACTACCGCACCTTCGACGTCGACGTGGAGGCACTGGACGTGGCGGGACCGCCTTCGCCGGACCGGCTGATGCGCGAGCGCCAGGCCATCCACGCGATCGACAAGGTGCTGGCGGGGCTGCCCGCGCGAACGCGGCTGGTGTTCGAGCTCTATCGGCTCGAAGGCCTCACGCAGCGCGACATCGCACTGCGCCTGGGGTGCGCGCTCGGCCTGGTGAACGGGCTGATTTCCGAAGCGGCGCAGGCGATCAAGCAATGCGGCCGCTTGCTCGACGACGATTGAGCGGCTGGACGATCGAACCCCGAACGCGTGCGAGATTGGGGTAAGGTAAAAGCCTTAGCGCCGACGCATGGTGCTGCCGCGCAATGCCACACACTCCACGCATGACACAAGAGCAGGACGACCCTAACTGGAGCGCCGCATGGCAATGGGTGCAGCGCGAGCACGACCGCGACAGCTTCGATGCGGCCGCGCGTGCCGAGATGACGGCCTGGCTTCTGGCCGACCCGCTGCATCGCAAAGCCTACGACAAGGCGGCCCGCCTGTGGCTGCTCGCGGGGCTGGTGCCTCCCACCGCTTCCTCGGAGTGAACAGATCGCGTCCTGAAACGTCTTGTTGATCAGAGGAGCGAAGAGATGACCCGCCGGGTCGCCGAATCGCTTTAATCTGTTCAACCGCATAAGGACGTATCCATGTCGACGAGCTGCTTCGATCGCGAAGACGAGACTTTCATCGTTCTGGTCAACCACGAAGACCAGTATTCCATCTGGCCGCACTGGAAGGCCGTGCCCAAGGGATGGACCGCGGTCGACGGCGTCAAGGGCGACAAGAAGACCGCGCTGGCCTATGTCGAAGAGACGTGGACCGACATGCGACCCCGCTCGCTGCGCGAATGGATGGCGCAGCAGGAACAGCACCCGACGACCACCGAAACCGCGGCCGGTTGACGCGCGTGGAGACGAGCGTCTCGCTGCTGTGCCTGCCGTGTGCGGGCGCCAGCGCCACGATGTACCTGCGCTGGTGCCGCCTGCTGCCGCGCTGGGTCCGCATCGTGCCGGTGGAATTGCCCGGCCGCGGAAGCCGCTCGGGCGAAAGCCTGGTTCGGGATTTCGACAGCCTCGTCGCGCAACTCTGCGCGGAGCAGGCCGAGGCCCTGCGCGGCAGCTTCGCGCTCTTCGGCCACAGCATGGGTGCGTTGCTGGCCTACGGCATGGCCCGCCGCCTGCGGTCGATGGGGCGCGCGTTGCCTCTCGCGCTGCTGGCCTCCGGCAGTTCCGCGCCCTCGCAGCGTGACCCCGCGCGCTTTGCGGACAAGACCGACGACGCCTCGCTGACCGCCGATCTACGCAAGCAGGGCGGCACGCCCGAAGAAGTGTTCGCGAGCGCGGAGTTGATGCGCATCACCCTCGATGTGCTGGGTGCCGACTACCGCGTCTGCGAAGGCTTTCGCTATGCCGGCGAAGCGCCGCTGCCGATGCCGGTGCACGTCTTCGCAGGCCGTGAGGACGACATCGACGCCGCACGCATCGATGCGTGGTCGGCCGAGGCGGGCGGTGTCTTCACGCTCGACTGGTTCGACGGCGGTCACTTCTTCATCCGCCAGCAGGAAACAGCTTTCCTGGCCGCGCTCGCGCAGCGCCTCGGCCAAGCCATTGCAGGAAATCGCCATGCATCTCACGCCCTGGCCTGACCCGCTGCCCGCGGGCATCGAGGTCTACCGCCTCGACTTCGATCTGGCCACCGAGGCCACGGCAGCGCGGCAGGTGCTGACGCCGGCCGAGCGCGCCAAGGCCGACAGGTTTGCAAGAACCGCCGACCGCGTGCGCTTCACGGAAACGCGCGCCGCGCTCCGCCGCCTGCTCGCCGAGCGCGTGGGCTGCGAGCCTGCCGAGGTGCCGCTCGCATCGAGCGCGCACGGCAAGCCGTACCTCGAACTCGCAAGCGGCGGTGCGCCGCTGTTCAATCTCTCCCATTCGGGCTCGCATGCGCTCATCGTGCTGGGCGATGCGCGCGCGGTGAGCGAAGTGGGCGTCGACATCGAGGAGTGCATGGCCGACGTCGACATCGAGGGCGTCGCTTCGCTGGCGTTTACCGAGCGCGAATGCGATGAAGTGCGCGGCGCCGCCGATCGGCTGCAGGCCCTCTACAGCCGCTGGGTGGGCAAGGAAGCGGTGCTGAAGGCCATCGGCGTCGGCGTGGCCGAGCATCTGAAATCCATCGGCATTCATCCCGGCGCGGACGGGCGCTATGCGCTCGAAAGTGCCGTTCCCGAATGGACAAATTTTCAAGCCATGACGCTCGAGGCGCCCGCCGGCTATGCCGCCGCGCTTGCATGGCGCGCAAAGGAATCGACATGAGTGAAATGCCGCAAGTAGAGGCCAGCCCGCAGCCGAAGAACTTCGTTGCCCATCTGCGCACGTTGGCACGCACGCGGCCCGACGACATCTGGCTCACCCTGGCCGGCACGGTGAACGGCGAATACAGCGAAGACCCGATCAGCTACGGCGTGTTCGAGCATCGCGTGCGCGCACTCGCGGCCCGGCTCCAGCAGCAGTTCGCCAAGGGCGAGCGGGTGCTCATCATGCTCGACAACGGCGACCACTATGCGGTGTGCATGCTGGCCTGCTTCTACAGCGGCGTGATCGCGGTGCCGGTGTTTCCGCCCGAGTCCATGCGCCCGCAGCATCTGGCGCGGCTCACCGGCATCGCTTTCGATTCGAAAGCTCGCTGCGTGCTGACCTCCGCCGCTTTGTCGCGCGCAATGAGCGCGGCCGGCCAGTTCGGCGACGCGGCAATCATCGCCGTCGATGCGGTGGATGCATCGCTCGCCGATGCATGGACGCCCTTCGAACCCGCGGGCGACGACGTCGCATTCCTGCAGTACACCTCGGGGTCGACCTCCGCACCCAAGGGCGTGATGGTGTCGCACGGCAACCTGATCGCCAACGAAGTCGCCATGACGCACGGCATGGGCGTCGGCCCCGACGACAAGTTCGTCTGCTGGGCGCCGCTCTATCACGACATGGGCCTGATCGGCGGGCTGCTGCTGCCGCTCTACAACGGCATTCCGCTGGTACTCACCTCGCCGGGCTATTTTCTCGAACGCCCGGTGCGCTGGCTCGAGCTGATCTCGCGCCACCGCGCCACCCACAGCGGCGGGCCCGACTTCGCGTTCCGCCTCTGCCTGGAGCGCGTGAACGATGCGCGGCTCGCGCAGCTCGACCTGTCGAGCTGGCGCGTGGCCTACACGGGTGCCGAGCCGGTGCGCGCGGACACCGAAACCGAATTCATCGCGCGCTTTGCCGCCGCGGGCTTCGAGCCGCACGCGGCCTACCCCTGCTACGGCCTCGCCGAAGGGACGCTGTTCGTCACCGGCGGCACGCGCGGCGGCGGCATGGTAGCCAACACCTTCTCCGCCGAGGGGTTGGCCAGCGGTGCCGGCACGCCGGCCGCGGAAGGCACGATGCTGGTGGGCTGCGGCGTGGCGGCACCGGGCCATCGCGTCGAGATCGTCGATGCCGTGTCGCTGACGACCGCGGCCCCCGGAAAGATCGGCGAGATCTGGACCAGCGGCCGGAGCATCTGCCTTGGCTACTGGGGCAAGGAGCGCGAGACCCGCGAAACCTTCGTGCTGCGCGACGGCGAGCGCTGGCTGCGCACCGGCGACCTCGGCTTCATGCACGAAGGCCAGCTCTACGTCACCGGCCGCATCAAGGACCTGATCATCGTTCGCGGCCACAACCTCTATCCGCAGGACATCGAGCGGCTCATCGAGGCCGAGGTCGATGCGGTGCGCAAGAGCCGCGTCGCGGTCTTTGCGGTGCAGGGGACGGACGGCGAGGGCATCGGCGTCGCGGCCGAGGTGTCGCGCAGCATGCAGAAGCTGGTGCCGCCGCAGGTGCTGGTCGATGCGCTCGGCGCCGCGGTCGGCGAGGTGTTCGGCGAGCCGCTGTCGGTCGTGCTGCTGCTCAACCCCGGCGGCCTGCCCAAGACCACGAGCGGCAAGCTGCAGCGCAGCGCCTGCCGCGCGGGCTGGATCGACGGCAGCGCCGATGCGTATGCGATCTACCAGTACGGCGCTTTCGTGCGGGGCGGCCCGAGTGAAGCGGCGCCCGAGGAGGCGCCGCTGGACGAGGTCGACCAGGCCGTGGCCGCGATCTGGCGCGAGGTCTGCAAGCAGGGCGACGACCGGCCGCTCGCACGCGATGCCCACTTCTTCAACCGCGGCGGCAGCTCCCTCACCGCGACGCAGGCGGCCGCGCGCATCTCGGCGCATTGGCAGATCGACTTTTCGGCGCGAATGCTGTTCGAGCAGCCGCGCCTGCAGGCCTGCGCGGCAGCCATCCGGCAACTGCAGGCGCAAGGTGCGCGCCCGCAGCCCGCGCCGATTCCCGTGCTGTCGGCGGAGCGCCGGCTGTTGCCGATGCCGCTCTCGCACGCGCAGGAGCGCCAGTGGTTCCTCTGGCAGATCGATCCCCGAAGCGCGGCCTACCACGTGAGCGGCGCGCTTCGCCTCACCGGGGCGGTGAACACCGATGCCTTGCGCGCTGCGCTCGACGACCTCGTCATGCACCACGAATCGCTGCGCACGGTGTTCAGCGCAGCCGCCGACGGCAATGCGGAGCAGTGGATCAAGCCCGCCGGCACGCTGTCGCTGGCACTGATCGACTTGCGCAGTGCAGACGCGACCAAGCGCGACGAGCAGCTGGCGGAAGAAACCCGGCGCCTCAGGGCCGAGCCCTTCGACCTGACGCAAGGTCCGCTGCTGCGCGCCGCGTTGATCCGTACCGCCGACGACACCCATGTGCTCGCCGTGGTGATACACCACATCATTTCCGACGGCGCCTCGATGCAGTTGCTGATCGACGAACTGGCCGCGGGCTACGCTGCGCATCTGGGCGGAACGCCCATGCGTCAGTCCGCATCGCGTATCCAGTACGCCGACTACGCGCTCTGGCAGCGCGAGTGGCTTGCGGCGGGCGAGGGCGAACGGCAGCTGACCTGGTGGCGCGCGCACCTCGGCGACACGCACGCGGTGCTCGACCTGCGCACCGACCATCCGCGCCAGCCGCAGGCCGGCTACAGCGCCGCGCGCCATGCCTTCGAGCTGCCAACCGGCCTGCTCGGCCAGCTGCGCGGCGTAGCGGACACCCACGGCGCGACGCTCTTCATCGTGCTGCTCGCGGGCTTCCAGTCGCTGCTGCACCGCTACACGGGGCAGGAAGACATCCGCATCGGCGCGCCGATCGCCAACCGCAACCGCGTGGACGTCGAGGGCGTGGTCGGCATGTTCGTCAACACCCTGGTGCTGCGCAATCCGATCCACGGACGCCTGAGCGCGTCGCGCGTGCTGGCGCAAGCCCGCGATGCCGTGCTCGGCGCGCAGGCGCACCAGGACCTGCCTTTCGAGCAACTGGTCGAAGCGCTGCAGCCTGCGCGCAGCCTGAGCCACACCCCGTTGTTCCAGGTGATGTTCAACCACCTGTTCGAGGACTTGCGCGCATTCGCGCAACTGCCCGGCATCGGGGCGAGCGACCACGCACTGCCCGATCTCGCGGCGCAGTTCGAACTCACGCTCGAAGCGCGCGAAAGGCCGGACGGCCATCTGTCGCTGTCCGTGATCTATGCGGCCGAGCTGTTCGAGCCCGGCACCATCGAGCGCATGGCCGGCCACTACGTCGCGATCCTGCAGGCGCTGGCCGATTGTCCCGAGCAGCCGGTGGGCGACATCGGCCTGCTCGGCATGCCGGAGCAGGCACGGCTGGCGCAATGGGGCGTGAACACGCACCGCGAGCCGCAACCCGAGCCGGTGCACCGCATGATCGAACGGCAGGCGCGCACGCAGCCCGACGCCGCCGCGCTGCTCTTCGCCGACGAGTCGCTGAATTTCGCTGAACTGAACCGCCGCGCCAACCGCCTCGCGCACCGGTTGATCGCTCTGGGCGTCAGGCCCGAGGTGCTGGTGGGCATCGCGATGGAGCGCTCCGTCGAGATGGTGGTGGCGATACTCGGCGTGCTCAAGGCCGGTGGTGCCTACGTGCCGCTGGACCCGGAATACCCGGCCGAGCGCCTCGCCTACATGGTGCAGGACAGCGGCATCGGGCTGCTGCTCACGCAGCGCAGCCTTGTCGACTGCGTGCCCGACCGCCGTGCGTTGACGGTGCTGGAAGTCGATGCAACCAACCTCGAAGGCGAACCCGACAGCGATCCGCAGGTCGCGCTGCACGGCGAGAACCTCGCCTATGTGATCTACACCTCGGGCTCCACCGGCAAGCCCAAGGGCGCGGCCATCCGCCACGGCGCGCTGCACAGCTGCATGGTCTGGATGCAGGACATCTACCAGCTGACGCGCGCCGACACCGTGCTGCACAAGGCACCCTTCGGCTTCGACGTGTCGGTGTGGGAGCTGTTCTGGCCGATGACGTCGGGCGCACGGCTGGTGGTCGCCAACCCCGGCGATCACCGCGACCCAGCCCGACTGGTCGAACTGATCCAGCGCCACCAGGTCACCACGCTCAACTTCGTGCCCTCGATGCTGCAGGCCTTCCTCGCGCACAAGGGCATCGAGACCAGCACGCGCCTGCGCCACATCATCTGCGGCGGCGAGGCGATGCCGGCCGAGACGCAGAAGGAGACGCTCGAGCGCCTGCACGGCGCGGGCCTGCAGAACCTCTACGGGCCGACCGAGACCACCATCCACGTCACGCACTGGGCCTGCCGCAACGACGGCCAGAGCCAGGTGCCCATCGGCAAGCCGATCAGCCACACCAGCACCCACGTGCTCGATGCCGACCTGAACCTCGTGCCCCAGGGTGTCGCGGGCGAGCTGTACCTGGGCGGCATCAGCCTGGCCCGGGGCTACCTGAAGCGGGCGGGCCTGAGCGCGGAGCGTTTCGTGGCCGATCCGTTCGACAGCGAGGGCGGTGGAAGGCTCTACCGCACCGGCGACCTCGTGCGCTGGAATGGCGAAGGGCAACTGGAGTATCTGGGCCGCATCGACCACCAGGTGAAGATCCGCGGCTTCCGCATCGAGCTTGGCGAGATCGAAGCGCAGCTGCTCGCGCAGCCCGCGGTGCGCGAAGCCGTCGTCGTGGCGAAGGACGGCCCGGCCGGCGCACGTCTCGTGGCCTACCTCGCGGCACATGCGAAGCAGGCCATCGACACTGCGGTGCTCAAGGAGCGCCTTGCACAGGTGCTGCCCGACTACATGGTCCCGCGCGCCTTCGCCGTGCTCGACAGCCTGCCGCTCAACGCCAACGGCAAGGTCGACCGCAAGGCACTGCCGGAGCAGGCCTTCGCCAGCGAGCTTGCCTACGAAGCACCGCAGGGTCATGTCGCGCAGACCGTGGCGGCCGTCTGGTCCGAGGTGCTGCAGGTCGCGCAGGTCGGCTTGCACGACAACTTCTTCGACCTCGGCGGCCACTCGCTGCTGCTGATCCGCGCGCACCGTCTGCTGGAAGACCGGCTGCAGGCCGCGATCCCCGTGGTCAATCTCTTCAAGTACCCCACCATCGAATCGCTGGCCCAGTGGATCGAGCAGGCGCCGGCCGGTGCCGCGTCGTCTGCCGCCGCGGCCGCAGCCAGCGACGACAGGGCGCTGCGCCAGCGCGCCGCCATGCTTCAACGCCGCAAGGCGGCAGAGAGAGTCAACTGATGTCCACCCCCCACGAGCTCTCCGAACCGACGGGCATCGAGATCGCCATCGTCGGCATGGCCGGGCGCTT
The Variovorax paradoxus genome window above contains:
- a CDS encoding non-ribosomal peptide synthetase, coding for MSEMPQVEASPQPKNFVAHLRTLARTRPDDIWLTLAGTVNGEYSEDPISYGVFEHRVRALAARLQQQFAKGERVLIMLDNGDHYAVCMLACFYSGVIAVPVFPPESMRPQHLARLTGIAFDSKARCVLTSAALSRAMSAAGQFGDAAIIAVDAVDASLADAWTPFEPAGDDVAFLQYTSGSTSAPKGVMVSHGNLIANEVAMTHGMGVGPDDKFVCWAPLYHDMGLIGGLLLPLYNGIPLVLTSPGYFLERPVRWLELISRHRATHSGGPDFAFRLCLERVNDARLAQLDLSSWRVAYTGAEPVRADTETEFIARFAAAGFEPHAAYPCYGLAEGTLFVTGGTRGGGMVANTFSAEGLASGAGTPAAEGTMLVGCGVAAPGHRVEIVDAVSLTTAAPGKIGEIWTSGRSICLGYWGKERETRETFVLRDGERWLRTGDLGFMHEGQLYVTGRIKDLIIVRGHNLYPQDIERLIEAEVDAVRKSRVAVFAVQGTDGEGIGVAAEVSRSMQKLVPPQVLVDALGAAVGEVFGEPLSVVLLLNPGGLPKTTSGKLQRSACRAGWIDGSADAYAIYQYGAFVRGGPSEAAPEEAPLDEVDQAVAAIWREVCKQGDDRPLARDAHFFNRGGSSLTATQAAARISAHWQIDFSARMLFEQPRLQACAAAIRQLQAQGARPQPAPIPVLSAERRLLPMPLSHAQERQWFLWQIDPRSAAYHVSGALRLTGAVNTDALRAALDDLVMHHESLRTVFSAAADGNAEQWIKPAGTLSLALIDLRSADATKRDEQLAEETRRLRAEPFDLTQGPLLRAALIRTADDTHVLAVVIHHIISDGASMQLLIDELAAGYAAHLGGTPMRQSASRIQYADYALWQREWLAAGEGERQLTWWRAHLGDTHAVLDLRTDHPRQPQAGYSAARHAFELPTGLLGQLRGVADTHGATLFIVLLAGFQSLLHRYTGQEDIRIGAPIANRNRVDVEGVVGMFVNTLVLRNPIHGRLSASRVLAQARDAVLGAQAHQDLPFEQLVEALQPARSLSHTPLFQVMFNHLFEDLRAFAQLPGIGASDHALPDLAAQFELTLEARERPDGHLSLSVIYAAELFEPGTIERMAGHYVAILQALADCPEQPVGDIGLLGMPEQARLAQWGVNTHREPQPEPVHRMIERQARTQPDAAALLFADESLNFAELNRRANRLAHRLIALGVRPEVLVGIAMERSVEMVVAILGVLKAGGAYVPLDPEYPAERLAYMVQDSGIGLLLTQRSLVDCVPDRRALTVLEVDATNLEGEPDSDPQVALHGENLAYVIYTSGSTGKPKGAAIRHGALHSCMVWMQDIYQLTRADTVLHKAPFGFDVSVWELFWPMTSGARLVVANPGDHRDPARLVELIQRHQVTTLNFVPSMLQAFLAHKGIETSTRLRHIICGGEAMPAETQKETLERLHGAGLQNLYGPTETTIHVTHWACRNDGQSQVPIGKPISHTSTHVLDADLNLVPQGVAGELYLGGISLARGYLKRAGLSAERFVADPFDSEGGGRLYRTGDLVRWNGEGQLEYLGRIDHQVKIRGFRIELGEIEAQLLAQPAVREAVVVAKDGPAGARLVAYLAAHAKQAIDTAVLKERLAQVLPDYMVPRAFAVLDSLPLNANGKVDRKALPEQAFASELAYEAPQGHVAQTVAAVWSEVLQVAQVGLHDNFFDLGGHSLLLIRAHRLLEDRLQAAIPVVNLFKYPTIESLAQWIEQAPAGAASSAAAAAASDDRALRQRAAMLQRRKAAERVN
- a CDS encoding 4'-phosphopantetheinyl transferase family protein produces the protein MHLTPWPDPLPAGIEVYRLDFDLATEATAARQVLTPAERAKADRFARTADRVRFTETRAALRRLLAERVGCEPAEVPLASSAHGKPYLELASGGAPLFNLSHSGSHALIVLGDARAVSEVGVDIEECMADVDIEGVASLAFTERECDEVRGAADRLQALYSRWVGKEAVLKAIGVGVAEHLKSIGIHPGADGRYALESAVPEWTNFQAMTLEAPAGYAAALAWRAKEST